The stretch of DNA TGGGACAGCTGTCCTTCAAAATTGAGCACAAGTTGAAGTGTAGTACTGAGCTGGACCTCAGTAGTAAATGTAGTCATGTCCAGCCATATGTTTTCTTAGAATTGTTCCTCAAGACATACCATAATAAAATGGATtgtgaaaggttttttttaatccctgaaaAAGGACACACTGAAAAACTCAGCCTCAGTCATACAGTTTACTACAAACCTTCACAGAAACATGATGCAATATCACAAGCAATTTTGATGTATTGGAGCAGTTGATCAAAATGTAAACTTACTCTTTGCTCATTGCCTGTTACTTTTTATCTTTAACCAGAATATCTGAATTGATATTTGAACAGATTATTTTCCCTGAAGGAAAATAATTGCTGATAATGACATGCTTAATGCCAATATAAACTGAAGGATACTCATGTCTTTAAAATTAggttaaattaaatatttcaagaaGCACATTCAGACTTGTATTCCATTTTTCATGTTGATGTATAGACAGTACAAAGGGGCTGACTATAAGGAGAGCTTCAGTTCAGAAATATTATTACTCACTTAATCTAACACAACAGATTTAGAGAATACGGTGAGATTTTGTATATGGAAAAAACAGCACATCACAAAAAATTTAATCTGATCAGCCAGGAATAGTATCTGTTTATAACACAATCTAAAACACTAGCTAAGGCTGAGCATAGAACATCTTTTATTATTTGATATATTTTGGAAATGCTGCGAGATGCAAATCTGACCACCCAAGGGGCTAACAATTGTCACTTGCTCTCACTCAAACTCAGCAGAGTTTCATTTACTGGGCGTTGCAACccttcagttttgctttatgtCCTGGCCTTGACTGAATCTGAAAACTGTGACAGTCAGCAGAAGCAACCCCTTTTTGATAGACCAACCCGGATCACCCAGCATCAAAGATCTAACATCAAAACATACACCCTGAAGGATAATGAGGCTGGGCCATGGAAGGATGCAATTAATTTTCGTGGCTATTGTGGTTACAAAAATAGCGCTTGAGGAGAGCAGTGATGTTCCCTGGGTGAGGAAGACAGTGAGCCCCAAACCGCGACAGCCCTTTGCAGTCACTCCAGTGCCATTCCTCAATTTAATGATCTTTGCAGTAGACCTCAGACCATAAAACCAAGAAACATAATTTCACTTTGGCCCACACAGAAGCTGGCTTTCTCATCCTTGCTACGAAGCCAAAATTTAACAACAGTAGGATGTAAAGTAAACTCCTGTAATGATAAGATACCCTAATTTTTACAAATTATCCCCAGGGACATTTGTCAGTACTGTCTGAAGGATCTGTAATTAGCACTGAAATGCATTTGTCaaaataaatcaacatttttttttttcccatgtttgtttgtttcctcagTGGGAGGTTAATTTAAGACTTTTGAATCAGAGGAAGCCTTTCTCTTGACCAAAACTCATTAACCCTCCCTATTCATAAATTTGGAGTGCAGAAGGGACCATTAGATCATCCCGTCTGACCTCCTGAGCAACACAGGCCATGACATCATAGCTACTCCTGCACTGAGCCCAGAAAAGTACATTGAGACTAACACACATCCTCCAGAAAACTACAGCATGTTTGTGGGTAGAAGTAATGTCTTCAGTTGGATCAGCACTTTTTtagagtagaagaaaaaaaagaaaaattgttaaaCCTTTGttaaaggagaagagagaataCATCACTTTTTGTTTGCCTCTGAATTTTTAACAACCTAAATGTTAAAATTTTTGGTAGCAATAACTAAAGTATGGACAATGTTTTCCTTGAATGcatgctttttgtctttcttatGTTGTACTATGTCTTGATGGTCCTAGCATATTCTCTTCAATGTTAACCGATAACTCATCGGTGGTCTGAAAGGAGAGTCCTCAGCCAGAAACCTACTGAATacttagtatttttaaatatttcttttaatctaAGCCCCTTGGTAATGTGTCCTGACTGTGAGTGCCTCAGTCTCAGTGGCTGTTTCTCTTGGACAGCACTGATCTTGTCTCTGCGGGCTAAATCTCTCTACACCGTCCAATAAGGGAATGTGGGAACATATTTTATCTTTACTGTCCAGTTATCAcatgagaaatctttttttttttcaagttcaaaGAATTCTTAAGGGGAAGTAGGAAACATAATTCAGAGAGATAGTGCCGAGAAGCATTATTAATATGCTAGGGGTATTAGAAATTCTTGCCTATCAGCTTAGATTAGTCTGGATGTGGTGTAAACACACATATATGGAAAATATATTATAACATAAGCATTTGGGGGAGCAAAAGTTAACTCTCACCTGGCTATGCAAGTAACCCAGGCAAGAAATTGGGTTTAGAGAAGTGGGAATTTACTCTGTCATTTCGTATTTCACTGCCATCCATCACACACAGCAAGAGTGTCCCCCATCAGCTTGACATGAAGAACGATACCTTCCTGTGAAGGACACCGTCCAAAGCACCTGGGGAGCCACACCGCTTCCCAGTCTGCTCCTGGAGACAAGTCACCAACCCAGGGCACTGACACCAGGGTCCTTGCTGCCTCCAGCCCCAACCCCGCATCCACGAGCCCCAGCATCACTCGCCATAGAGTCTGGTGACCACAGCTCCTGGAATCAGCCACCACCCAGCTCACCGCGAATCCCCAGCATCATGTTCGGTCACTGCAAGCATCAGGAGACTAGGCTGACGTTGTAGGATGCCGTGCTGGGGCTACAAAACCCTGTTGCTAATAGTAGCACAGCACAAAATCAGAGTCTAGCAGGACATGATTTATTGCTTGATGGTGCCTTCCAAACCCCCAccagtgttttgaaaatgtcaggcTCCGCAGAGAATATAATTTGTCAAAAGTAATGAAAGCTTTGTTCCTTTCATCATATAATATctaatgtttttttctccagtcaaAGTTCCTTTCTGGTCTTGGACTGACTATTTTTTCAGCTTGCAGCAACAAGCATTTGCTAATAATAATCACTGGAGAGCTTGGAAACTGGTTTCACAAAATGTCCTCAATTTTAGTTTGTAAGGGAAGAAAAGATATGCAGAATTAACCATGTTTTTTCAGTCGGCAAGAATGGTGTGTGTGTACTGCTTTCCagatggaaaagcaaaagcatgatTCCTTGCCTGAACTTTATGCAATATAGATAAAGGCGCGTGCTTTTGTGAAATACATTCAAGACGGCTGTAAGGTAAGTTGAGTCCTGTGCCTCTGAAATGACCTGGTGGACTACAGTAAGACATGGTGTTAGGGTAAAGGCCTATTGCATACATGAAGTGTTAAATAAATCTGAACATACTTCTGGCTCTCTTGCTGTACGATGTCTTGAGTATCCCAGAATGCCTGGGTTAACCCTTCTGTGGATGGAACCAAGCAGTTGTATTCTCAAGGGCAAACTGCTGTGGTGCAACACATGCCCATGAAGCAATACTCAGGAGGGGGGTCGTTTTACAAGGCCACAGTGATGCCAAGTGTTATGGAGAGGTTTAAAGTGTGGCTTGCAGCAGGCTTTAGGGGGGCTTGGTACGCAGAGCAGGATGCGGCTGGGTGCACTGGAGGGTGCCCGAGAGGGGTGCTTGGAGCGGGCAGGAGTGTCATGGCCCTGATGGGAGACCAGTGGCCACCCGAGCAGCTGTGGGAGCCAGACAGGGTGCCCCGGGGCACCCGAAATATACCCACTTTTTTCTCATTGAGTCACGATCCCACTTCCATTAGCTTTTAGTGCTTAGGTGCCTATCCTGCTTGTGTCTTCAGCAGCCCTGCTTCAGCCCAGGCTTGAAGGGCAACGCCGCTGCCTTGCCTGCGGCGCAGACCACCCTGGCAGCCCAGCTCAGCCAGGTCACCCCCCTCCAGCAGGCAGCCCCAAACCCCACCTCGAGCCCTGTCTGACTCAGCAGCGCTCTCCTCCGTGCCACGGGCATGGGGGGCTCCTCCCTGGAGCCAGGCTTCTGGGGCTCTGGGCAGCACTCGATGACCGTACGTTGGACAACCTGGCCAGGCTTGGCTGCAGCTGGGGGGCTCCAGTGGCCGGCTTCACTGCAGGGTTTGATGGCATCGCTCCGggcggggaggagaggaagagccCTTGTGTCGGTGGTCTGCCGGCCCTCCCGCAGAGACCTGATCTACCTGCCCTGCTCAGGGTGCGCCTGTGCCAGGGTCCTGCCTCTGTCCCTGGCTCGCACCTGATGTTTCAAAAGAGAGCGCAAGAAATCCACAGGTGACAGCTGCAGAATAACCTGCCAACAGGGAAGCTTTCCTCCAAATCCTATTACTCAGAGGTTGGCTTCAGCCCCGGAGCTTTATATCCCCTGTAAGCACTGTCTGTGTTTGTTTGCTCCCTACATCCCCACCACGGTAACTCTGAATCTTCTGGGTGTCCAAAGAGAGGACAAAGGGTCTCActgctatttttctgtttaaaataggGAAGTTCTTTAAGTTAaggctagaaagaaaaaataaagtgcagTCCCAGATAAAATGCCTGTCCTGGAAGGACTTTATAATCACTTTTCTACTCTTAGGAAATAGTTTTGCTCCCCAGCAACATCTGCCTGGTAGGCTGTTCAAAGAGCCAAAGTATATTAATGGCATGGAATAAGTGATGTTGAATAACACAGTTCCAGTTACACCATGTcacagggggatgggaatggtAGGGACACAAATAAGTGTGAGGGGACAGCAGTCAGCCAATGCTTATACATTATTGCTTCTAATTTTCTAAATCATTATCAACGAGGGAGATGATAGATGGTTAAATGCCAGCATGAACTATCAGCAGTATCTGGTAGAAATCTCAACTGTTGTTCTTAACTTGGCAGTGTACTTTAAACACAGAAAACTTCAAATTTAATATAAAGCCTCCTTCATCTGATAAAGTTGCCAGGGagaataaataattaaacatatTGAACTGGCCAGGTCTGAAACCTGTCCTTCAGTGAGGAatgcagctcccagccccaaaGCCTCCCCACTGCTCTCCACAACCGGCCGGGCGGCTTACCCCAACTGCTTCTGCCTCCGGCCTCTTCCAGGACTGCAAAACTTGCTCAGGAAAGGGGCTTTGCACTAAGGGGTTTTCTGCAAGGagcaggagcacagcatatgtgaaCATGGCATTCATGACACAAGGGTCTGCCTTGTGTATCTGTTCAGCATCCTTGCATATGACTGAGGTGTCTTAGTGTTATCTCAAAATACCAATATCCCTATAATAGCCTCACAGGAAAGAGAGTACAGTAGGtgtgaagcagagagagagatgaaggcaaaataaaaattgtaagGAAGAATGTACTtaaggagaaaatgagaaaatggttgtgggtaaaaaaaaatctcagctgaaatACTGAAAGAGTATTGAGATGATATAAAATTATTACTCAAAGGACTGTGGAAAAGGCTGGGATACAAGAAGGACTAAGAGTATAGAAGAATGAATGcagaatacaaaggaaaaaagggaaagaaatagggaaaaatcAGAGATGGAAGAAATCATTATtgtcacttttttattttgtagaaaattTGCTTTTGTACAGCATCTGACTTAACCATATATCAAACAGACAGCCTCAAAGAAATTCACAGCCCTGGAAATGGAGGCCAGAGACAAATTGTATATGCTTTGCTCTGACTCTTCTTGGAAGCTACAGATGTTCATTGTTTGGACACACAATGGACAGATTAATATCTCCACATGTTCACCATCCATCCTTCCAGAACATTAACGGACAGGCCAAGGAATGAATGCTTTTAGCAGAAACTGCAGTTTCCACTACTGCTTCGGATGAAGTATTTTGTCAGTGTTCATGTTCGGGAAAGCACCTGCTCCAAATGTAGAGACCCTACACTACAGAGCAATGCCCCTCCGTGCCACCACCGAACACTGCACGAAGCCTGCAAACCGTCCATATGAGTGGTGATGAACTGACTTCCAAAGAGAATGAGAATCCAGCATTGCTTTTGACTATTTTACCTGATAGgaataagcaaatatttaaaattacgAAAGTATTCAAGTGATTGAGTGGCTCAAAGAGTCAGTACCAGGATAGCACTTCTCTTGAGCCACAGACATGATAAGacaatttttgtaagaaatttgAACAGGAATTTGTCCGTAGTTATACTTCttattcacagaggaaaaaagcatgCATCAATTTAGCATTACCAAATGTGATACAATTAGTTGTcatacatttatttattcttgctGAAAAAATTGTGATGACATTTTTGGGAAGGCTCTAAATAACAAATTCCCGTTTTAATTTGAAGAGAAAAGCTGCTTACCACCAGTTCTCAATGCCATACCATATAAAAACACAGGTGAGACACTGCTGAAAAATAGCAATTCAGCAGCAGCACCCAAGTCCCCCTGAAAATTATTCAGATAGTTTTGAAAATACTATCTTTAATATTATTGGCATGGTTCCCTCTCATTCCCACTCATGAATTCCCACTGGCAAAAAGTAACCTTCTGCTGAAGCAATCTTAATCCTACGAAAAATACCGTAAGTGAAGGAAGTACACTTGTTGCCTTCAGTGTACAAATCtataagagaaaacaaaacaggatttgGTCTTCCACCAATATGAAGAGGATGATAAAGAGGTGTGTGTTTTTTTCAACTTGACTAATTTCAGTGAAATGGATGCTAGGTGGCAGCCAGGAGGACTTGAGTTTCTCAGCTTGGGCTACAGCTACATTACAGATGCAGGCTGTCCTGCAGTGGAGTATCTCACCCTGAGAAGAAGAGCAGTGCTCTACAAGAGGCCGTGCCGTTTCGCTGGTTTTTCTGCCGGTGCTGCCCGGAGCAGCACCAGTTTTCCTGTGGGATTGTCGGGTCACTTCAGCTGACCCAAATTTGCTCTCCAAATGCCTTTGCCATAAACcaatggaaagaaaagactttGAAAACTGAAGGTAAAATACTGGCTCTTCTCCAGTGAAATCATTGAGGAATTTAGCTACTCCTTTCAAGAGTACAAGGAATTCACCCCCAAAAGATCGATATCCAAATATCCGCCACAAAATCTATGGGAGCTGTTGTATGCAGCAGTTTTGAAAAAGCACTCACTTCTGCCTGCAGGCGGGTAACCCACTTACTTACATAGGAAAAACCCACATTTTGTGGCAGCCAGCAGAAGAAGATAAGAAAGAGAACCTTGATGGGAAAAATACGATTAAAAAAATTAGCATGCCATTAAAACAAGTATAAATACACTTTATATTACATGAGTGAACTGTGTTTTCTTTAGTGTACGTGccattttttattaattcataCACTAAGTGCTAAAGTGTTTCCTAATGCCATTAGGTGGTGCTTTCAGTAAGTAATAGAATAAATAGTTCTTGCACAGTTCTTTTCTGCATCATGTTCTCATTTTCTtaagtaaaagaaaatttgaaCAAAACACCACGGGTGCCTCCTCCTTCTGAAGCCCACCGACCTTGCACAAAGCTGTGTATCACGTTTCTGAGGCACTCTGGCTCCCCTCGGGCGTGATAAACTGCACTTTGGGCACGATGAGGGAGGGATTGGTTCTCCGCATGGAGTTGCTCCTCCGAATGGAGTTGTTTCTCCTCATGGAGTTGCGTTTCCGCAGGGAGTTTTGGTGGGACAGCTCGCTCTTCTGCAGGGTCTGGATGAGAATGGATGGCTTCTCGTCGAGCTCTCGAGCACTGCAACGTGGTGCCGCCACTTTGACGGTGTTGCCAAACTTGGAGTAGTCGACTGCGTACACGCCTTCCTCTTCGGTGACGATGGGCACAAAGCGGTGACCCCACAGGATCTCCTCTGCTATGTAGGAGGTTCTCGCCTGTGTCGTGATGCCAGTTGTTTCTACGACTCCTTCAAGTATCACGATGAGCTCCAGGTCCTGGAGCGCCAGGTCAGCAGCAGAGATATCGTAAAGAGGACTCCGCTTGTCTATGACGTGACAAATGATTAAGGGAGCCACGAGGAAAATATTGTTGCTTTCAATGGGGTTATCCACAGGGATATCTACTTGGTGAATGGGTATAACTTCTCCTTCAGGGGTCGTAGTCTTCCTCACAACCTGAATTCTCACCGAGGCACTAATGATCATGCTCTTCCTCAGGTCTCCCACTCGAAACATGAAGCAAAGTTTGCCATTTCGAACTGCAATGACCGCCTGCCGGCTGAAAATTAAGGTCTCAGCCCGCCTGTGAGCTTGTGCGGTTTTCATGAATATGCAGCCCAGCATGACAGCATTGATGATCAGTCCCACAATGTTCTGCAGAATCAAGACCGTGATGGCCAAAGGACATTCCTCTGTCATCATCCTGCCCCCAAAACCAATGGTCACCTGAACTTCAATGGAGAAGAGGAAAGCGGAGGTGAAAGACCTGGAGAAGAAGATATAGCACAAAGTTAACTCTAAGGACATTGAACACAAACTGAGAAGCTATTAACATATACTTTCTAGAAACAAACTTAAGGACCTATTTGTAAAGTCCTGGTACACTTAAGCCTTCTATTAACACCAGCAAAAGCATTGCATGCTTGGTGACTGTTCTGTATGATTGGTGCAGTATTTGATGGTGACAGGGAAGACCTCAGAGCCTGAGCTCCTAAAAGACCATCTGTAACACTAGGTGACCCTGAGAAGCTCACTAGATCCTCTGTTTGGGAACACATGCTGCCCACTGTGTTAGTCGCCAGTGCTGTAACACCTGGGCTTTTCACCTTCTCAATCGCATGAAGCCCTTGGTGGAGAGCGGTGGTTTGGCGACAGCGAGCAACCAGCTGGCACACCGAGATTCTTCCAccagcctgtgcagggaaaggAAACGGGGAAAACTGCAGCACATCACTCATACTACCTGAGTCGTGGCCCCCTTTAGCAGGATTTCCTGGAGGGAAAGGGGACACTCCCAGATCGGTGACACTTCCCAAACCCTTGCTCGCCTTGCGACTGAGCCCGCACGAtcaggctgcagagaggccagTGGCCTCCACGGTCCCCTCTGCACGTCCTGGCAGGAGGACAACGCTGTGACCCAGGGTTTGGGTTTAGGTCACTGCCGTGGCGAGACTAGCTGGAAAATTTCAACACAGAAGTGCACTGTAGAAGTGCGGGTTAAGTTAAATGTCCCTAATATGCCATAGTGCTGAACATCAGACGACGCTGTCCACAAACATTCCAAAATACGTTATTTATAGTAGTCCACAATGTCATATCCCCTGTATATACCAGggtctttaatttccttttataacCAGACACATCCTTCCCCAAAGTCTTTTATGTCTAAAATCAGTACCTTGGGGTTTATCTGGTAGACTTGCAGCACATGGAGTCTCATATGAACTAATATCATAGTCACCCTTTCAACACAGTGCAATCCACCAACATTTGGAGCATTGCCCTGCTCGACATGGCTTTACCTATGGAAAATATGTCCTGCCCACGAGGATGATTCTAAACCGTTCAttgggtttggtttgcttttcaattaatctgcttttaaataaatttttcttttttttcctagccataCTTTCAGTGAACCTGGGGTCATGAGGAGACATTCAAATAACATAGGCAATATCTGGGGTAATTTTCTGTAGAATGAGAAAGGTCATCTTTCAGAAAACCAGCCAGTCTCTGCAGAGATATCTTTTGAAAgaactttgtctttttttgccttttctatttctttaatcTTTGGCAGTTTCCCTTGTATCGAGgggtttatttttgcatttcactcTGAAGAAATCAGGGACAAAGGAGTTAATAAATAGAATCCATGGAATGTTTTCTTATGCTAATGAGTATTTAGTTACACCCAGAATGAAGCTTCTGGTTTAAACTTAATTCAGCTTAATTCAATTTAAAGCTCTGTGGAGTAAATATACTGATTTCCCTTAACAGTactccttcttaaaaaaaataagaaaagagaatCCACCTTTTTACAGTGGAAGTAACTGAAGCAGCAAGTCTGTATAGCATTTTGACCATGTGAAGAGGGGGCCAGAAACTCCAAATCACACTATTCCCAGGTCCTTCCCCTTAGAGCTGTGTTACAGTTTTCCTCTCTGGATAATGTTTGCTTTCTGTGGCAAAGAGCTGTGAGACTTAGAACTTTCTGCAGTACTTTGAAAAATTGAAGTGCCGTGCAAGTTAAAATTTCCAAAACCAGGTTTCCCAGAAATCTGTAATGGCACCTACCCAAATAGAAAGCTCTCCTGAAATATCTGTGGGCCTAAATCTCAGCAAAGTAGGTTAAAAAATATTTGCCGTTATTTTGGCATACATAGCATTGcgatattaaatatattttacagccAACAACTCACCATTCTTAAAAATGTCAGCAATCATATCGCTATTTCACGACTTTGTCCAAAGTGGTAGCCAGATTTAACAAGACTAAGTATTTCACTATGAAGGGAAAAGATTTTCCATGGCTTGGACATGGACGCTCGAGCATCGAGCATCGTGTTCTTTGTCACGGGCTAAACCAGAAAGTTACACCAATTCGTTTGCTCTGCTTTTTCACACCCTTGCAGGCTGTCCTCGCAGCAGAGGTTAGCAGCCATCCTGGGGGAGCCACCGGCGTGGGGCTGCCGCAGCCGGGGCTATGGGGAGGGAGCGAGGGATAGCCGCGGCCGTGGGTCCGCCTCGTCCCAGTAGCACGAAGCCCTCGGCAGCTGGCTCAGGGTCTGCGGGGTGGCCCAGGAGCCCCATGGGGAGCCCCGTGGGGTGGGCCAACGAAGCGGAGAGATATCCCGCCCGGCTGACCCCCAGCGGGGTGTAGCTGCTTGCTAATTCAGGTTGGACAAATGCCACAAATCCCAGAAACGCCGGGGGTGACGCCCCAGCGGGTGCAAGCTGGGTCATGACGTCTCATTTCAGAGGCGACTGCTTGTGGCCAGTTATTGGAAAAGAAATAAGAcagcacaccaccaccaccccgccCCAACTCCCCAACCTAGTGAAGGTTAGCCTGGAAAAAATCCCCATTTCCTTTAGCTTGGAAAATCCCCATTTAGCAAAAAGTGTCAAAGCAAAGGGAGAATGAAACCTCCGCTCCCTCGTGAGCCAGATACAAGGTCCCTTCAAACTTGGTGAGGTGCCTCAAAACTACgtgcaggagaaaggagaaaaggcaagCGGATACTCTGATGTCTCAGTGGAGCCTGCAGGCCCCCCCAGTCCCTCACAGCACTGCAATGTGTAAAGGCAGCTGAGCTGGGGCAGTCTGGTGGTACCGAATCAGgattttttctgcttaaaaaccTAGTGCTATAAAAAGAGATTTTACTGATGACGAAGCGGTCTTACTGCTTACCCTACCTCCAATTAACAAACACGCTTCTATTCCGTGTATGTATGTGTCAGTTTATCAGTGCCTTGAAAATTGTCGTGGCTTTGGGGATGGAGACTAAAATACTTTAACAGGTGACATTTGATCTAGTAGCCCCTTAAGCTTTCACTGTCTGACACACCATGCACACTGTGGAAACTGTTCTTCTGTCAAACTGCTGGCCTATGGCTTCATCGAGGTATTTTGAAGCCCCCATATTTAGCTGTCTTATGCGAGTCATCTGGAAAGACATCTTGTCTTGCCCTAAGTGGCTTTCCTCTTGCTAGTCCTGCCTGACACCCATGGCTGGTACGCTGCCTCTCAGGCACCGCTCGTGAGGTGGCCACCTTTCCCTGGCGTGGCGAGTGGCTTGCACCATGCTGGGGATGATCCCGCTGCCGTAGACAACGTTACAATACATATAACACATACCCACTCTTGCAGCAGGCTCTTATCTCGACAGGCAAGGTATGTTACCCACAGAATGTGGAGACACATGAAAAGCAGCAGGTCTCCCTCTCTTTCAGATCCTGTAAGGAATCAAAGAAATCTACAGTACAGTATTTTCCAAGCCCAGAAGGCTTGCTGAATTTACGTAATCTAGAGGAAAACACTGCACTTTTCAACTGTCTCAACCAAACGCAACGGTTCAtgtaaaacaaaagctgcattttagGCATCGGCAGGACAGCAGGCAGCTCTGATCCCCCCCTTTCTTCATCCCACCGACCGTACTTTACCTGACACACGTCACGCATGGTGTCCACTTCGTGCTGTTTGTAGTGCTCTCTGTGCTAGGGTCCATGTCGCCGTGGGCAAAAGCCACCAGCCACCACATCATGGCAAAGAGCAGCCAGCTGCACAGGAAGGACATAGTAAAGATGACCAGCGTGTGACGCCACTTCAGGTCCACCAAGGTGGTGAAAATGTCTTGCAGGAATCGCCCCTGCTCGCGGATGTTCTTGTGTGCCAGGTTGCATGCCCCGTTCTTGGCGATGAAGCGGGCTTTGCGTGGCCGGTCTCGGATGCGCGGCTTGCGCAGGTTCTCGGCAGCGATCCGTGCCAACACGTACTCTTCAGGAATGATACTCTTCCGAGCCAACATCTTCCTGCCACCATAGTCCACTCGGCGAGATGCGAAATGGGGGGTGGTCCCTCTAGTGCGTCTCTGCAGGGCTCACCCTACCCTGCAAAAAAAGAGAACCTCGTCAGATCTGTCACCTATGCACTACAGCAAGAAGCCCCGACTAGGTAGCCCCCACCAACAACCATTACATTAATTTCACCGCGTGACTACTTATTCTACGGTGCCCTCCCTCTTTCAGACCGTCCTTTTTTTCTGAGCAATTGGTATCGGCTCgtaacagaaaggaaagatgcTGTTTTGACACTCCTCGCAGGAAGGGAGGCTGCAGAACAGTCTTGCAAACTTGGTGTAAAGTAACGTGACGTACGACAGGTCGGTTCCTCAGGCTGTTTCTCCAGGAGACAGCAGTGCCCAGGTGGGTACCGCGACACGGAGCACTAAGTTATTCGCATCCTTCGGGACCTGAAGAACCAGACCGTCTGGTTTGAGCCAAGGCTAGTGTGCGGAGGGACCGCGGAGACTCAtttcccagggctgcagccccgcAGTGCAGCCAGGACCCTGCCGAaagcccctgcccagccccgcgaAAGCATCACAAGAAGGAGCGGCGCTGGAGGTGCGGGAGGCAGGCAGCGG from Harpia harpyja isolate bHarHar1 chromosome 6, bHarHar1 primary haplotype, whole genome shotgun sequence encodes:
- the KCNJ8 gene encoding ATP-sensitive inward rectifier potassium channel 8 encodes the protein MLARKSIIPEEYVLARIAAENLRKPRIRDRPRKARFIAKNGACNLAHKNIREQGRFLQDIFTTLVDLKWRHTLVIFTMSFLCSWLLFAMMWWLVAFAHGDMDPSTESTTNSTKWTPCVTCVRSFTSAFLFSIEVQVTIGFGGRMMTEECPLAITVLILQNIVGLIINAVMLGCIFMKTAQAHRRAETLIFSRQAVIAVRNGKLCFMFRVGDLRKSMIISASVRIQVVRKTTTPEGEVIPIHQVDIPVDNPIESNNIFLVAPLIICHVIDKRSPLYDISAADLALQDLELIVILEGVVETTGITTQARTSYIAEEILWGHRFVPIVTEEEGVYAVDYSKFGNTVKVAAPRCSARELDEKPSILIQTLQKSELSHQNSLRKRNSMRRNNSIRRSNSMRRTNPSLIVPKVQFITPEGSQSASET